Below is a window of Streptomyces sp. ITFR-16 DNA.
CCGGAAGGCCCACACCGACGACATCTTCCTGGGCCGGGACGCGGTCGTCGTCCGGACCGCGGACGGCCGCACCGTCACCAAGAGGAATCCGGGGGGCACCGGTTGGCCCGTCGGCAGGACCGCGGTGACCTGGGACGGCCTCGTCGGTCTGCCCACCGAGCCGGACGCGCTGCGCCGCGCCCTGTCCGCCGGGGCCGAGGGGCCGGACGACGCCGCCGAGCAGACCGTCCAGCAGGCCGGCCAGCTGCTGACCGACGCGCCCCTGTCGCCGAGGCTGCGCTCCGCGCTCTTCCGCGTCCTGGCGAAGACGCCCGGAGCCACGGTGACGGAGGGTGTGAAGGACGGCAACGGCCGCTCCGGCACCCGGATCTCCTGGAAGTGGGCGGCCCGTCCCACCGAGAGCAACAGGGAGGACTGGGGCTGGGAGCCGGCCCGGGTCGCGGGCGAGCGGGACAAGGGCGGCTGGAAGATCGGCGCGACCGCGGCCCTCCGGCCGAACTGGATCGTGTCGCCGTCCGACGGCCGCCTCCTGGAGGTCAACCTCGACCCGGACGACCAGCCCGGCCACGTCGTGCAGCGCCAGACCTATCTGTTCGCCGGCCCGGCGGCCGGCACCCGCTGAGGTCCCCTGCCGCGCACAGCACGGCACCGGCCTCCCGGAGGCAGTTCCGGGAGGCCGGTGCGCGGGTACCCGTCCCCTCAAACGGGTACGCCCAGGTGCTGCCGCTCCCGCCGCGTCCCCGTGTCCCCGCGGGCGGCCCCGCGGGAGGTCAGCAGCCGGTCCGCGGCCAGGACGCCCGGACCCGAGAAGACGAGGAGCAGCAGCGTCCAGCAGAAGAAGACCGCGGCCTCGCCGCCGTTCTCGATCGGCAGCAGGCCCACCCGCTGATGGACGTCGAAGTACGCGAACGCCATGGAGCCGGAGCCCACGAACGCGGCCGTGCGCGTACCGAGGCCGAGCGCCACCAGGACGCCGCCGGCCAGTTGGATGACCGCCGCGTACCAGCCGGGCCAGGTGCCGGCCGGCAGGGCCTCACGGCCCAGGGTGCCGAAGACCGAGGCGATCCCGTGGCAGGTGAACAGCAACCCGATGACGATGCGGAACAGGCTGAGCACATAGGGCCTGGCCCGGTCGAGGTGAGTGATCATCATGAGCGCCGGTCTCCTGTCAGCTGTAGACGCCGAACTCGTAGAGCGAGTAGCCGTAACCGGAGCCGCGCGCGGTGCCGTTGATCCGGACGTAGCGGCCGGTGCCGTTGACGTCGAGGTCGTCGATGTCGCCGTTGCCGTCCGTCACCGAGGTCACGGTGGTCCAGTTCTGCCCGTCCTCGGAGGTCTGGATCTCGTACGCCTTGGCGTACGCCGGGTCCCAGGCGAGCTGTACGTGCTTGAAGGTCGTGGAGGCGCCCAGGTCGACCTGGAGCCACTGCGGGTCGCTCCAGTCACTGGCCCAGCGGGTGTCGAACTTGCCGTCCACCGCGTTGTCCGCACCGCACGGGCAGCCGCCCGTCGGGTCGGTCTGGAACGAGGAGGCCGTGGCCGCCTTGCCCTGGGACACGTTCGTCCCGTCCACCTTCGGCGGGATCACCTTGAGGGACTTGGTCTCGATGCCCTCGTTGCCCTTGCCGTCCGTGGCCTTCACATAGACCTTGTAGACGCCGGTCCTGCTCGGTGCCTTCGCGGTCAGCGTGCCGTCGCCGTTGTCCTTGGTCTCGGCCGGGACGAGCGCCTTGTTCTGGTCGATGTAGTTGCTGCTGAACAGCACCTGGTAGGTGATCGCGTCACCGTCCGGGTCGCTGGTGCGGGTGCTGATGCGCACGTCGCCGCCGGTCGGTACGCCGGTGGTCGCGTCGTCCACCGTCATGTCCGTGATCACCGGCGGGGTGTTGTCGCCCGAGGTGTCCGCGCCGTACGCCTTCTTCACGGCGTAGTACGCGAGCCGCTTCTGGCCGCCCGGCAGCAGGTTGAACCAGACGCCGCCGAAGTCGTCCTCGACGCCGTAGTGGAACATCGTGGCGCCGAGCGCCACCCCGGTGTGGCCGGTGACGCAGTCCCACGCCTTGGTGTAGCCCTCGCCCTTGGCGACGTCGGTCGGCTCGGTCGGGACGCCGTTGGCGTCGTCGTCGACCTCCCACTCACCGGCCGGGCCCGTCTCGGTGACGATGTAGGGCTTGTCGTAACCGCCCTGCTCCCAGTCGGACTTGATGTTGCAGACCGCGTTGTAGGCGTTGACGGCGTACAGGTCGAGGTCGGGCGCGTTCTTCTTGTAGTACGGCCAGGCCCCGGTCCAGGCGTCCGTGGAGGTGACCGGGTGGTTCGGGTCGACCTCGTGGATCTTCTTGGCGATGTCGTTGACGAAGGTGGTGTACGCGTTGCGCTGGGCCTCCAGTTCGTCACCGCCGTAGCAGTTCTGGAGGCCGAGCGTCGACTCGTTGCCGACGTTCCACATCAGGACACCGGGGTTGTCCTTGTAGGTGTCGACCCACTTGGGGAACTCGGCGAGCATGTCGTTCTTGTACTGGGTGTCCGTCAGGTAGTTCACGCAGCCGCCGCTCCCGGGGCCGCCGCCCGGCTGGAGCCAGAAGCCGGCGATCACCTTGACGCCGTTGGCAGCCGCCGTGTCGAACAGCGGCTTGCTGGTGGCGTCGGTGCCCCAGGTACGGATGGTGTTGACGCCCATGGACTTCACGTCGGGCATGTACCGTTCCGCGTCGGCGACCGAGGGGCCCCAGGTCAGACCCTTGACCGTATACGGCGCACCGTCCACGGTCAGCTGCCAGTTCCCCTGGGAACCGGTGACCTTGACGACGCTTCCGGCCGCCTGGGCGGCGGGTGCCTGGAAGGCGACCAGCGCGCCCGCCAGCAGGGCCGACGCCGCGAGCGGAGCCATGAGGCGTTTCGCCGTACGGGTGGGGGGATGGTGCATGTCACTCTCCTTGCGAGTGGGGGGAGGGGTGGGGAGGGCGGGGGCTGCGTGATCCGCGAGGCTCGGGTGATCTTGGAGAGCGCTCTCCGTCAGGGGCCGAAAAAAGGCCCCGGATGTGGGGTGGTGCTACGGGCCGTGCGGGCTACGGCAGTTCGTAGTTCTCGTCGAGCACCGCGCCCTTGTCGGGGTGGTTCTCGTCGTAGCCGTGCGGGTCGCACTGCAGACCGCCCTTGACGCAGTGGGTGACCATCGCGTCGAGCGTGGCGGCGTCCCAGCCGTTCATGAAGTCGTAGTGGAACGAGAAGCCGGCACCGCTCGCCAGCTTCACCTGCGACATGTCACCGTTGACCGGCCAGGCCATCTTGAACTCGATCATCGGCAGCGCCACCGGGTGGTCCGCCGGGCAGGCGTTGTAGTTGTTGCCCGAGGCCACGGGGTAGGCCATGTGGCTCTTGTGGTCCGGCGTGTCCAGGTGGATGCCGTCCCAGCAGCTGGGGGCCTGGAGGCGCAGGTTGAGCTGCACGTCCTGGCGGTCGGGGCAGGTCGCCGGGAAGTCGTAGTTCTTGAAGCTGTCGCCGCACTCCCAGCCCTCGACGGTGCCCTTGAGGTTCTTGAACTCCTCCTCGCTCTGCATCGGGCTGCCGACGACGTACCGCAGGCCCTTGGGGAAGGGGCGGACGCTGGTGTAGTCGGTGACGCCCGACTTGTAGTAGATGGTCTGGACGCCCTCGGGGAGGACCTTCTGCTCCCCG
It encodes the following:
- a CDS encoding DoxX family protein — protein: MITHLDRARPYVLSLFRIVIGLLFTCHGIASVFGTLGREALPAGTWPGWYAAVIQLAGGVLVALGLGTRTAAFVGSGSMAFAYFDVHQRVGLLPIENGGEAAVFFCWTLLLLVFSGPGVLAADRLLTSRGAARGDTGTRRERQHLGVPV
- a CDS encoding discoidin domain-containing protein, with protein sequence MHHPPTRTAKRLMAPLAASALLAGALVAFQAPAAQAAGSVVKVTGSQGNWQLTVDGAPYTVKGLTWGPSVADAERYMPDVKSMGVNTIRTWGTDATSKPLFDTAAANGVKVIAGFWLQPGGGPGSGGCVNYLTDTQYKNDMLAEFPKWVDTYKDNPGVLMWNVGNESTLGLQNCYGGDELEAQRNAYTTFVNDIAKKIHEVDPNHPVTSTDAWTGAWPYYKKNAPDLDLYAVNAYNAVCNIKSDWEQGGYDKPYIVTETGPAGEWEVDDDANGVPTEPTDVAKGEGYTKAWDCVTGHTGVALGATMFHYGVEDDFGGVWFNLLPGGQKRLAYYAVKKAYGADTSGDNTPPVITDMTVDDATTGVPTGGDVRISTRTSDPDGDAITYQVLFSSNYIDQNKALVPAETKDNGDGTLTAKAPSRTGVYKVYVKATDGKGNEGIETKSLKVIPPKVDGTNVSQGKAATASSFQTDPTGGCPCGADNAVDGKFDTRWASDWSDPQWLQVDLGASTTFKHVQLAWDPAYAKAYEIQTSEDGQNWTTVTSVTDGNGDIDDLDVNGTGRYVRINGTARGSGYGYSLYEFGVYS
- a CDS encoding DUF1996 domain-containing protein, with translation MPRRSRTLTGLLLFTSLSLTTAGIAGIAATANASPEAPARASGTHAQHAAYSMPGMPGMADSTQASGDDPDGDGYIMADPPVTGVTPSTQVPPQAYFHEFQAKCAPTHTAPDDPIVYPGQPGKSHDHTFMGNTTTDAYTTTASLESGDTTCLAPGDKSGYWMPSLFNGEQKVLPEGVQTIYYKSGVTDYTSVRPFPKGLRYVVGSPMQSEEEFKNLKGTVEGWECGDSFKNYDFPATCPDRQDVQLNLRLQAPSCWDGIHLDTPDHKSHMAYPVASGNNYNACPADHPVALPMIEFKMAWPVNGDMSQVKLASGAGFSFHYDFMNGWDAATLDAMVTHCVKGGLQCDPHGYDENHPDKGAVLDENYELP